The Takifugu flavidus isolate HTHZ2018 chromosome 17, ASM371156v2, whole genome shotgun sequence genome contains a region encoding:
- the urad gene encoding 2-oxo-4-hydroxy-4-carboxy-5-ureidoimidazoline decarboxylase has protein sequence MDIRAVNDLSFEEFVNIFGNLVEKCPIVAATVWSQRPFGSFTALEKAINDFIDHLPQSGKEGLLRCHPDLAGRDLQRGTLTQESRVEQVAAGLDALGSEEASRMERLNDEYKQRFGFPFVICARMNDKATILHQMTERCQNEPALETLRGIEEVKKISSLRLHSIILVDTPRL, from the exons ATGGACATCAGAGCAGTGAACGACCTCTCTTTTGAGGAATTTGTGAACATTTTTGGCAATTTGGTGGAAAAATGCCCCATAGTGGCGGCCACTGTGTGGTCGCAACGTCCTTTTGGGAGTTTTACTGCGCTGGAGAAAGCGATCAACGACTTTATCGATCATCTTCCACAATCAG GTAAAGAGGGGCTCCTTAGGTGTCACCCGGACCTGGCGGGCAGGGACCTCCAGCGCGGCACCTTGACGCAGGAGTCCCGCGTAGAGCAGGTAGCGGCCGGGCTGGACGCGCTCGGATCCGAGGAAGCGTCCCGCATGGAGCGGCTCAATGATGAGTATAAGCAGCGTTTCGGGTTCCCGTTTGTCATCTGCGCACGGATGAACGACAAGGCGACCATATTGCACCAGATGACGGAGCGCTGCCAGAATGAACCCGCACTGGAGACCCTGCGTGGCAtcgaggaggtgaagaagatctCCAGCCTGCGTCTCCACAGTATCATTTTGGTAGACACACCCAGGTTATAA
- the flt3 gene encoding receptor-type tyrosine-protein kinase FLT3 isoform X2, with product MIAAVLLLCVCCTAAAKTSQLCVPSQKVACFVPADDLSPSAPVRVDVCLGKTLNISLEKLSGNPACSWTREAEPIHAVNGSRLLVLPALSEANSGEYELTCETGNGVRSSVSVSLRVVKSRPTTPRLLLSQFNEQNSSPYFLCTSGGCPEPTLGFSGGYSGSEKSSSAFFNRGAMCCAENAAGQECTQLYDYDLERMQEDELSNITVQPDQSLLLRCRKKAYYGPYPKWDKGGLEMDENKLACHSDSQELCIKTDHHSNSRMTYLFIKSVNVSHSGTYTCRDDNRNKNVYVNVQAEGFLSVELEKSKIVSANDVSDTCLEARVSYHPVLRRCSWEAPNKMVTECIRQTWVTKHSTVKLCNPLQAGDYKLLLEAGGREETRTVSVCVADTPMFTFGTGIDIMVETSSLVPANYTWMSCVSANDSICELDSSWTVIPDTSVTVTDFSCKKEILSSPNRTWVKGHHYRFCLTNSVGSWCKSPQFHPQLLRVSSVSPDENFNLLKVSSLLLLVALVVVSVTLFYFIKKKKPKYQPQLQMIQMVGPSDNDYIYINFKDFEYDTKWEFPRENLELGKELGSGAFGMVVQATAYGISKPGVPQQVAVKMLKEKHHSVEKEALVSELKMLTHIGSHDNIVNLLGACTESGPTYLIFQYCCHGDLLNYLKKNRELYHKSVTDAFNKDRFSSLYQNLETKPGGQDNIAILTLGSDNGNNFEGENRSIGITMSASRWSKLSSSADPEIVEELEDERPEDLQTLTFDDLLSFAFQVAKGMEFLSSKNCIHRDLAARNILVTKDRLVKIGDFGLARDIENDSNYVVRGNVRLPVKWMAPESTFQGIYTTKSDVWAYGILLWEVFSLGVTPYPGIKVDHNFYSMIERGFKMECPYYASDSVYGMMCKCWALNPGSRPSFSELVSFMCNQLTDREEKLYHNILEQKECVHTNAAATKATSALETQNQNKAANEYSQPRSATESKELETSAEEEKLLKPDAQ from the exons ATGATCGCGG CAGTTCTCCTCCTGTGCGtctgctgtactgctgcagCAAAGACGAGCCAACTCTGCGTACCCAGTCAGAAG GTAGCGTGTTTTGTTCCAGCTGATGATCTGAGTCCATCTGCTCCAGTCAGGGTGGACGTCTGCCTTGGCAAGACTCTCAACATTTCCCTGGAGAAGCTTTCTGGCAACCCCGCATGCTCCTGGACCCGCGAAGCGGAGCCCATCCACGCGGT AAATGGGAGTCGGCTGTTGGTGCTGCCGGCTCTTTCGGAGGCCAATTCTGGGGAGTATGAGCTGACATGTGAAACCGGCAATGGCGTCCGGagttctgtgtctgtgtcactCAGGGTTGTGAAAA GTCGTCCCACGACCCCCAGGCTGTTACTGAGCCAGTTCAATGAGCAAAATAGTTCCCCTTACTTCTTGTGCACCTCTGGAGGATGCCCAGAGCCCACGCTTGGATTTTCCGG AGGGTATTCAGGTAGCGAAAAATCCAGTAGCGCCTTCTTTAACAGGGGAGCGATGTGCTGCGCTGAAAATGCTGCCGGACAAGAATGCACCCAACTCTATGACTATG ATCTGGAGAGGATGCAGGAAGACGAGCTCTCCAATATCACCGTTCAGCCCGATCAGTCCTTGCTGCTCCGCTGCCGGAAAAAGGCTTATTATGGCCCCTACCCTAAGTGGGACAAAGGGGGCCTAGAAATGGATGAGAACAAATTAGCTTGCCACTCCGATTCCCAGGAG cTCTGCATTAAAACGGATCACCACAGCAATAGTAGGATGACCTACCTGTTCATCAAATCAGTGAATGTGAGCCACAGCGGCACATACACCTGCAGGGACGATAACAGGAATAAGAACGTCTACGTTAATGTCCAAG ctgaaggtttcCTTTCCGTGGAGCTGGAAAAGAGCAAAATCGTCTCGGCTAATGACGTCTCCGACACCTGTCTGGAAGCCAGAGTCTCCTACCACCCAGTGCTCCGTCGCTGTTCCTGGGAAGCTCCCAATAAGATGGTGACTGAATGCATCAGGCAGACCTGGGTGACGAAACACAG CACTGTCAAACTCTGTAATCCGCTCCAAGCGGGTGATTACAAGCTGCTCTTGGAGGCAGGAGGACGTGAGGAAACACGGACGGTGTCTGTGTGCGTTGCAG ACACGCCGATGTTCACATTCGGGACGGGCATCGATATCATGGTGGAGACGTCGAGTCTTGTGCCTGCGAACTACACATGGATGTCTTGTGTTTCAGCCAACGACAG CATCTGCGAGCTTGATTCCTCCTGGACTGTGATTCCGGACACTTCTGTGACAGTCACCGACTTCTCCTGCAAGAAGGAAATCCTGTCTTCCCCCAACAGAACGTGGGTGAAGGGACACCATTACAGGTTTTGCCTGACTAACTCGGTGGGTTCTTGGTGCAAATCCCCACAGTTCCACCCACAGCTGCTCCGGGTTTCTAGTG TATCACCAGATGAGAACTTTAACCTGCTGAAAGTCAGCAGCTTGCTTCTTCTTGTGGCTCTAGTAGTAGTGAGCGTGACCCTCTTCTACTTTATCAAGAAGAAG AAACCCAAGTATCAGCCCCAGCTTCAGATGATCCAGATGGTCGGCCCCAGCGACAACGATTACATCTACATAAACTTCAAGGACTTCGAGTACGACACCAAGTGGGAGTTTCCCAGAGAGAACCTGGAACTGG GAAAGGAGCTGGGCTCTGGGGCTTTTGGAATGGTGGTCCAGGCGACAGCTTATGGTATCAGCAAGCCTGGAGTGCCACAGCAGGTGGCCGTGAAGATGCTCAAAG AAAAGCACCACTCTGTGGAGAAGGAGGCCCTGGTGTCCGAGCTGAAAATGTTGACTCACATCGGCTCTCACGACAACATCGTAAACCTGCTCGGAGCGTGCACCGAATCAG GGCCGACATACCTGATCTTTCAGtactgttgtcatggagatctTCTGAAttacctgaagaagaacagagagCTCTACCACAAATCTGTGACCGATGCTTTCAACAAGGACCGTTTCAGCAGCCTTTACCAAAACCTGGAGACAAAGCCGGG ggggcaggaCAACATCGCCATCCTCACACTCGGCTCTGATAACGGGAATAACTTTGAAGGTGAAAACCGCAGCATTGGAATCACGATGTCAGCTTCACGTTGGTCCAAACTGAGTTCATCTGCAGATCCAGAAATTGTCGAGGAGCTTGAGGATGAGCGGCCTGAGGACCTGCAGACCCTGACCTTCGATGATCTGCTCAGCTTTGCATTCCAGGTGGCCAAAGGCATGGAGTTCCTCTCCTCCAAGAAC TGTATCCATCGAGACCTGGCAGCTCGAAACATCTTGGTGACCAAGGACAGGCTGGTCAAGATTGGCGACTTCGGATTGGCCAGGGACATCGAGAATGATTCCAATTACGTTGTGAGAGGAAAC GTGCGTCTGCCCGTGAAGTGGATGGCCCCGGAGAGCACGTTTCAGGGAATATACACCACGAAGAGCGACGTCTGGGCTTACGGGATTCTCCTCTGGGAGGTCTTCTCCCTCG GCGTGACTCCATACCCTGGAATAAAAGTGGATCACAACTTCTACTCCATGATTGAAAGAGGATTTAAGATGGAGTGTCCGTACTACGCCAGTGATTCTGT GTACGGGATGATGTGTAAGTGCTGGGCCCTCAATCCAGGAAGCCGACCGTCTTTTTCAGAGCTGGTGTCCTTCATGTGCAACCAATTGacggacagagaggagaag CTCTACCATAACATACTGGAGCAGAAGGAGTGTGTCCACACCAACGCAGCGGCCACCAAGGCCACTTCTGCGCTGGAGACACAGAACCAGAACAAGGCGGCCAACGAATATTCTCAACCACGTTCGGCCACGGAGAGCAAAGAGCTGGAGACCagcgcagaggaggagaagctgctgaagcctgATGCACAGTGA
- the flt3 gene encoding receptor-type tyrosine-protein kinase FLT3 isoform X1, which yields MIAAVLLLCVCCTAAAKTSQLCVPSQKVACFVPADDLSPSAPVRVDVCLGKTLNISLEKLSGNPACSWTREAEPIHAVNGSRLLVLPALSEANSGEYELTCETGNGVRSSVSVSLRVVKSRPTTPRLLLSQFNEQNSSPYFLCTSGGCPEPTLGFSGGYSGSEKSSSAFFNRGAMCCAENAAGQECTQLYDYDLERMQEDELSNITVQPDQSLLLRCRKKAYYGPYPKWDKGGLEMDENKLACHSDSQELCIKTDHHSNSRMTYLFIKSVNVSHSGTYTCRDDNRNKNVYVNVQAEGFLSVELEKSKIVSANDVSDTCLEARVSYHPVLRRCSWEAPNKMVTECIRQTWVTKHSTVKLCNPLQAGDYKLLLEAGGREETRTVSVCVADTPMFTFGTGIDIMVETSSLVPANYTWMSCVSANDSICELDSSWTVIPDTSVTVTDFSCKKEILSSPNRTWVKGHHYRFCLTNSVGSWCKSPQFHPQLLRVSSVSPDENFNLLKVSSLLLLVALVVVSVTLFYFIKKKKPKYQPQLQMIQMVGPSDNDYIYINFKDFEYDTKWEFPRENLELGKELGSGAFGMVVQATAYGISKPGVPQQVAVKMLKEKHHSVEKEALVSELKMLTHIGSHDNIVNLLGACTESGPTYLIFQYCCHGDLLNYLKKNRELYHKSVTDAFNKDRFSSLYQNLETKPGKQHVSQEHYVTMYPSATRGQDNIAILTLGSDNGNNFEGENRSIGITMSASRWSKLSSSADPEIVEELEDERPEDLQTLTFDDLLSFAFQVAKGMEFLSSKNCIHRDLAARNILVTKDRLVKIGDFGLARDIENDSNYVVRGNVRLPVKWMAPESTFQGIYTTKSDVWAYGILLWEVFSLGVTPYPGIKVDHNFYSMIERGFKMECPYYASDSVYGMMCKCWALNPGSRPSFSELVSFMCNQLTDREEKLYHNILEQKECVHTNAAATKATSALETQNQNKAANEYSQPRSATESKELETSAEEEKLLKPDAQ from the exons ATGATCGCGG CAGTTCTCCTCCTGTGCGtctgctgtactgctgcagCAAAGACGAGCCAACTCTGCGTACCCAGTCAGAAG GTAGCGTGTTTTGTTCCAGCTGATGATCTGAGTCCATCTGCTCCAGTCAGGGTGGACGTCTGCCTTGGCAAGACTCTCAACATTTCCCTGGAGAAGCTTTCTGGCAACCCCGCATGCTCCTGGACCCGCGAAGCGGAGCCCATCCACGCGGT AAATGGGAGTCGGCTGTTGGTGCTGCCGGCTCTTTCGGAGGCCAATTCTGGGGAGTATGAGCTGACATGTGAAACCGGCAATGGCGTCCGGagttctgtgtctgtgtcactCAGGGTTGTGAAAA GTCGTCCCACGACCCCCAGGCTGTTACTGAGCCAGTTCAATGAGCAAAATAGTTCCCCTTACTTCTTGTGCACCTCTGGAGGATGCCCAGAGCCCACGCTTGGATTTTCCGG AGGGTATTCAGGTAGCGAAAAATCCAGTAGCGCCTTCTTTAACAGGGGAGCGATGTGCTGCGCTGAAAATGCTGCCGGACAAGAATGCACCCAACTCTATGACTATG ATCTGGAGAGGATGCAGGAAGACGAGCTCTCCAATATCACCGTTCAGCCCGATCAGTCCTTGCTGCTCCGCTGCCGGAAAAAGGCTTATTATGGCCCCTACCCTAAGTGGGACAAAGGGGGCCTAGAAATGGATGAGAACAAATTAGCTTGCCACTCCGATTCCCAGGAG cTCTGCATTAAAACGGATCACCACAGCAATAGTAGGATGACCTACCTGTTCATCAAATCAGTGAATGTGAGCCACAGCGGCACATACACCTGCAGGGACGATAACAGGAATAAGAACGTCTACGTTAATGTCCAAG ctgaaggtttcCTTTCCGTGGAGCTGGAAAAGAGCAAAATCGTCTCGGCTAATGACGTCTCCGACACCTGTCTGGAAGCCAGAGTCTCCTACCACCCAGTGCTCCGTCGCTGTTCCTGGGAAGCTCCCAATAAGATGGTGACTGAATGCATCAGGCAGACCTGGGTGACGAAACACAG CACTGTCAAACTCTGTAATCCGCTCCAAGCGGGTGATTACAAGCTGCTCTTGGAGGCAGGAGGACGTGAGGAAACACGGACGGTGTCTGTGTGCGTTGCAG ACACGCCGATGTTCACATTCGGGACGGGCATCGATATCATGGTGGAGACGTCGAGTCTTGTGCCTGCGAACTACACATGGATGTCTTGTGTTTCAGCCAACGACAG CATCTGCGAGCTTGATTCCTCCTGGACTGTGATTCCGGACACTTCTGTGACAGTCACCGACTTCTCCTGCAAGAAGGAAATCCTGTCTTCCCCCAACAGAACGTGGGTGAAGGGACACCATTACAGGTTTTGCCTGACTAACTCGGTGGGTTCTTGGTGCAAATCCCCACAGTTCCACCCACAGCTGCTCCGGGTTTCTAGTG TATCACCAGATGAGAACTTTAACCTGCTGAAAGTCAGCAGCTTGCTTCTTCTTGTGGCTCTAGTAGTAGTGAGCGTGACCCTCTTCTACTTTATCAAGAAGAAG AAACCCAAGTATCAGCCCCAGCTTCAGATGATCCAGATGGTCGGCCCCAGCGACAACGATTACATCTACATAAACTTCAAGGACTTCGAGTACGACACCAAGTGGGAGTTTCCCAGAGAGAACCTGGAACTGG GAAAGGAGCTGGGCTCTGGGGCTTTTGGAATGGTGGTCCAGGCGACAGCTTATGGTATCAGCAAGCCTGGAGTGCCACAGCAGGTGGCCGTGAAGATGCTCAAAG AAAAGCACCACTCTGTGGAGAAGGAGGCCCTGGTGTCCGAGCTGAAAATGTTGACTCACATCGGCTCTCACGACAACATCGTAAACCTGCTCGGAGCGTGCACCGAATCAG GGCCGACATACCTGATCTTTCAGtactgttgtcatggagatctTCTGAAttacctgaagaagaacagagagCTCTACCACAAATCTGTGACCGATGCTTTCAACAAGGACCGTTTCAGCAGCCTTTACCAAAACCTGGAGACAAAGCCGGG CAAACAGCACGTATCGCAGGAGCATTATGTGACCATGTACCCttcggccactagggggcaggaCAACATCGCCATCCTCACACTCGGCTCTGATAACGGGAATAACTTTGAAGGTGAAAACCGCAGCATTGGAATCACGATGTCAGCTTCACGTTGGTCCAAACTGAGTTCATCTGCAGATCCAGAAATTGTCGAGGAGCTTGAGGATGAGCGGCCTGAGGACCTGCAGACCCTGACCTTCGATGATCTGCTCAGCTTTGCATTCCAGGTGGCCAAAGGCATGGAGTTCCTCTCCTCCAAGAAC TGTATCCATCGAGACCTGGCAGCTCGAAACATCTTGGTGACCAAGGACAGGCTGGTCAAGATTGGCGACTTCGGATTGGCCAGGGACATCGAGAATGATTCCAATTACGTTGTGAGAGGAAAC GTGCGTCTGCCCGTGAAGTGGATGGCCCCGGAGAGCACGTTTCAGGGAATATACACCACGAAGAGCGACGTCTGGGCTTACGGGATTCTCCTCTGGGAGGTCTTCTCCCTCG GCGTGACTCCATACCCTGGAATAAAAGTGGATCACAACTTCTACTCCATGATTGAAAGAGGATTTAAGATGGAGTGTCCGTACTACGCCAGTGATTCTGT GTACGGGATGATGTGTAAGTGCTGGGCCCTCAATCCAGGAAGCCGACCGTCTTTTTCAGAGCTGGTGTCCTTCATGTGCAACCAATTGacggacagagaggagaag CTCTACCATAACATACTGGAGCAGAAGGAGTGTGTCCACACCAACGCAGCGGCCACCAAGGCCACTTCTGCGCTGGAGACACAGAACCAGAACAAGGCGGCCAACGAATATTCTCAACCACGTTCGGCCACGGAGAGCAAAGAGCTGGAGACCagcgcagaggaggagaagctgctgaagcctgATGCACAGTGA